In Rhinolophus sinicus isolate RSC01 linkage group LG01, ASM3656204v1, whole genome shotgun sequence, the genomic stretch GCCAGGGTCGCTCCAGGCCCTCTGACAGAGCACAGCTGGGAGTGCAGAAGGCCGGGAAGGGGCCCTCCCTCTGAGTGGAGGAGTGTTAATGGCACAGAGAACTCAGACATTCCCTGCCTTGGGGGTGCAGCGTGGACCTGAACGCCCTCACAGGAGTTTGCCTGGCCTACTGTGAAATGATGTTCTGTACCCTGAAATTGTAAACTCTGGGCACTGCCAAGGACTTTAGAGACGGTACAACTCAGGGACCTCTACCCCAAGCCCACAGACTCCTGGGGAGGGTGCTGGTGGGTAGATTTCAGGGGTGCATGACTTGGAGGGGATCAATGTAAAACCTGAGGTTTGGGGGAACCTCTGCCTGAAATTGAGAATGTCCTTCAATTACGAAAATAGGTGCCCATACTGAGGGTGGTGTCTGAGATTCTGCCCCAATCGAGCCAGAGGAATCCCCAGCACCCCGCAATGTGGGCACCTCAAAATCTTGCTTACTCTTGGCTCTACTTCAAGTGTCTGGGAGTGATGACTCGCCACTAGGTTTCTTCAGTGCCTAGATCAAAAGCACATCACAATTTTAATGTCCCCCAAACCATGCCTCCATCTAACTGATTTCTCTCACAATCctactattttatgtatttgtcaaCATTGTTCTGCAGGGCCCATGTCCTGCACGTGGAAGGGCTCAGCCTCTGGGCCCTGGGCAGTGGTTTCTGCTGGGTGGTGGGGACAGGTGGCCTTGACGGCCAGGCCCGGCCTCGGGGTGACTGACCAGGCATCTCCTGTCCAGGACTACCCATCGGTGGGCCAGCTGGCACACAAACTGGCCGAAAACAACATTCAGCCCATCTTTGCTGTTACCAAGAGAATGGTGGGAACGTACGAGGTGCGTGCACCCGTGGCCTGTGGTGACAGACAGGGTGGGGCGCAGCCATTTCAGCTGGGTGATGACAAAGCCCAGTGTCACCACAGGCTGACTCTGCTTCCTTTTGCCGGGCGGGTGTGTGGGCTGAAGGCAACACCGGGTCATGGAATTGGGGGCATGAACCCTGCTGTTGGGGAGCCCGAGgcctctttctgccatgtgacaTGTATGTGGATGAAAGAGGATCGATCCCCAGTCTGAAATCCTGGAGGAAATCGGGTGTGTTGTACCATTGCACCAGCGAGATGGAGCCCTCTGGGGGGTGGTGAACTGGAGGTTGCTGAGGTTTCCGCGGCCCCAGGGTTCCCGCAGTGATGCTCCGTCTTCTACCCTGACAGAAGCTCACCGACATCATCCCCAAGTCGGCCGTCGGGGAGCTATCAGAAGACTCCAGCAACGTGGTGCAGCTCATTAAGAACGCCTACAACGTGAGTCCCACACTGCGTGGGTGGGGCCCGGGCGCCCAGTGCTGACCCTGCTGGTCAACAGAAGGGTGGTCTGGAGAAGAGAGCCCCTGCCTCCTGTGGGCCATCCTCAGGCCTTCAGGGCTGCCCAAAGGGCAGCTGTGTCCTCTCTTGTTGGTGGCATGGTAGGTGCCACTCCAGACCCTCCCACACTACTCCCTTCTCTGAAACAAAAGTGCCAGGTCCTCTTCCTGGTGGCTTCACAGCTCGCTGGGAGCACCCCATAAATGCTGATGCCACTGAATTAAGTTAGAGCCCTGTTGAGAAGGTTCTGATGGCTTCTTGTTCCTTCTTGGAGCCCTAAACCCCCAAACAGGCCACGTGCACCCCAGACATTGCCTGTGGGTGTTCCCATCTTTGCATGGGTGGTGCTGCCATCATTGGCTCATTCCGCAATCTGTGCCCCTCTCTCTGTGTCCAtcgctctctgtctctgtctttctttttctctttatctctgttaTTTGTCTCTCAGacgatctctctctctttccttttctctgtctctcccttctttcttcatctctctgactatctctctctgtctctttctcactCAGTTTTCCAGCTCCTCCCTGTGCCAGTTATTGGGGATTCAGTGGCAAGTGGGATGGTGAAGCCCCTGTTGCCATGAGGTTGTGGTCTGCCTCTATGTCATCCCCTCATTGGCCTGTCTTCAGGGCAAGGCTGTGGCATGGGTAGCCCCACGGCCCCCTGCACAGGGCACAGGACCAGGCACCTACCCGGCTCTCTGTGTGCgtgtgggcagagggagggatTGAGAAACGGGAGGTGTGTAGAAGCCATCACCAGTTGAGGCCTGGGGGCAGCAGGAAAGACCTCCCTGACCAGCAGCCGCTCTTTGTCCACAGAAACTCTCCTCCAGAGTCTTCCTGGAACACAGCACCCTCCCCGCCACCCTGAAAGTCACCTATGACTCCTTCTGCAGTAATGGAGAATCGCAGGTGAACCAGCCCAGAGGGGACTGCGATGGCGTCCAGATCAACGTCCCGGTGAGCTCCATCCCAACAGTCTGGAAGGTTCTTTCCCAGTGACAGGGAGAAGCAAGTGCACCCTGGCAACAGGGCAGGAGCCAAGGTCCACCCATGGTCCAGTTCCCTTCCTTTAAAATCCTCTCTGAGGCCAAACACTACTTGAGTAGGTTTACGTCTTACGTATTAAGGGCAGAAGCAGGTGGTGCCCTCCACAGGCCTGCACAGGGCATCCTACCTACCACCCCAGAAGACTCCCCCAGTGTGGACAGAACGACTGCAGGATGACAGCGCCCCCTGGAAGCAGACGCTGGAACAGCGAGTCCCGGAGAACAAGGGCGTTCCTTCCACACCCTACACGTCTGGGTTGCggttttcctgattttttttttctttttttttgctttttgagaGACATTAAAGCATGGGCCAGCAGATGCTTAGAAATAAACACTGAGttgttttcctaatattttaaatgtatcgTGACCATAGCAATTACGTTTTCCCTTTCTCAGGCTGTGAACTAACATTCAGTAAGATACTTGctttgattacatttttaaatatgacatCGAAATTCCTTCAAACACGTTACTGAATGTTGTCTGTGAACTTATAGACAACTATCTCCCCCTCATGCTGGGTGATCCACGAGGGAACTTATTCAACCTTGTGGTTGGCCAACTGCTTCTTATACATACATTCTTCCTGATGTTTCTGCCCTGTGTTAATGTACCAGGTGGAAATTAATTTGAATTGACTTGGCGTGAGCCTTGCTCTTGACAAGCTGGCCCAGCCCTCCTTGGGGCTTAGTGGGGGCATCCCcgtcaggtgtgtgtgtggctggtGGGGCCTCTGTCCCACTGGGTCCTCTTGGGCGTGATCTTGACCCTTTATTCAGGGTCAGAACACGACTCTGCATCCAGAACCTAGGGCCTCCTGTGGGATTCGGGCACCTTAGCATGCCGGATTTAGGGACAAAATATACGTCCTTTAGAAAGTCACTttaagatcttttttttctttaaagattttattggggaaggggaacaggactttattggggaacagtgtgtacttccaggactttttccaagtcaagttgttgtcctttcaatgttagttgtggagggcgcagttcagctccaggcccagttgctgttgttagttgcagggggcgtagcctaccaccattccttgcgggattcgaggaatcgaaccagcaaccttgtggttgagagcccactggcccatgtgggaatcgaatcggcagccttcagccttagaagcacagagctccaaccacctgagccaccgggccagctcTTAAGATCCTTTTTTAATGCCTGTATGATGGGCAGTATTCGAAGACCAGGCCAGAGATGGCAGGTGTGGGAAGCACCATGGGCCTGCTGCCACCATGTTCCATGTCTCATTCTGACTTCCTCATCTCAAGTCCCAAGTTCCGGAGAAACTCGGAGTGTTCTGtgttcttcccctccccccacctccatccacTCCCTCCATCAACCCCTGAGAGGCTTGCGCCCTCCATGCCTGGGAGCTGGGGTGTTAACCTTGGTTTCCTGGCCTTGGCTGAGCCCTGCCATTCCCTTCCCAGATCACCTTCCAGGTGAAGGTCACAGCCACGGAGTGCATCCAGGAGCAGTCATTTGTCATCCGGGCGCTGGGCTTCACGGACACAGTGACTGTGCGTGTCCTTCCGCAGTGTGAATGCCGGTGCCAGGATGTGAGCCAGGACCGCAGCGTCTGCAGCAACAAAGGCTCCATGGAGTGTGGCATCTGCAGGTGAGGTGGCTGCTCCCCGCCCCCCTGCAGTCACCCCACGCCATGCCCTGACCTGTGTCCCTCCGGCCCAGGTGCGACGCTGGCTACATTGGGAAGAATTGTGAGTGCCAGACGCAGGGCCGCAGCAGCCAGGAACTGGAAGGAAGCTGTCGTAAAGACAACAACTCCATCATCTGCTCGGGGCTGGGGGACTGCATCTGTGGACAGTGTCTGTGCCACACAAGTGACGTGCCCAATAAGAAGATCTTTGGGCAGTTCTGCCAATGCGACAATGTCAACTGCGAGCGCTATGATGGGAAAGTCTGCGGGGGCGACGGTGAGCACCAGCTGGCGGGCAGAGAGGCCGTGAGGACAGATGGGCCTGCAGCAGCAGGTCTGGCCTGGGCCCTGGTGAGCAGAGGCCCAGGTCAGAGGGTCTGGGGGCTGGTGGGGGTGACTCTGCAGTGGCCTTGCTGTCTTCCAGATCGGGGGGAATGCTTCTGTGGCAAGTGCCTCTGCAAACCGGGCTTCGAGGGCTCTGCCTGCCAGTGCGAGCAGTCCACGAAAGGCTGCCGGAACTCGCGGGGATCCGTGTGCAGTGGCCGTGGCCAGTGCCGCTGCAACGTGTGTGAGTGCGACGCAGGCTACCAGCCACCCTTTTGCGAGGAGTGCCAAGGCTGCCCATTGCTCTGTGGCCAGTACATGTGAGTGAGTGCTGCCCTGGCAGGACCCATCCTGGCACTCTCATGAGCCCCCAGTGCAAACCCTCTGCCTGCCCAAGGCCCCGAGAGGGCACAGGGCTTCCTGTGGGCTGCCGTCCTCCAGCTCAGGAGGTCATTGGCTGTCTTGGGCCCCATTTGTCAAGCTTCTATGTCCCACAGTCCCTGCCCACCTCATGCCCAGGAGCACCCCCTCCTACCCTGGCCACACAGGCAGCAGGGCTCAGCCCCAGAGTCCCAGGATCAGCCCCCCCAGGTGCCCAGACACCAGCACACCCTCCCACCCTCACACATCCTGTCTCACACCTTCTCACACGCTCTCTTGCACCATTTCACTCCCTCTTGCACACGCGCTCACGCTGTGGCTCCTCCACAGCTCTTGTGCCGAGTGCCTGAAATTCGACAAGGGCCCCTTCGGGAAGAACTGCAGTGTGGAGTGCCAGAACCTGAAGCTGCTGAGTGAGCCCCACAAGGCAGGTCGGTTCAGCACCCCCAAGCAGACCCGGAAGTGTAAGGAGCGTGACTCGGACGGCTGCTGGGTGACCTACACCTTGTGGCAGCAGGATGGGAGGGACGGATACGACATCCACGTGGATGAGGCCCGAGGTGAGGCCCCACGGGCATGACATGGCAGCCAGGGCTCCGGTGATGGTGAGGCTGCTGTGTAGGCTGGGCCTTTCCCTGCGGGAGGCGGGCACCCAGGACCAGGGCCCTCTCCTACAGTCCTGGCCTCACCTCAGACGGGTGACAGGCAGTGGATGGCTTGTGCTCTGGCTCGAGGGGACGCGACCCCACTAGTGGGAACACATGGCCCAGGTGATCACTGGGGAATGCGGACTGAGGCCTGGAGTCCCGCGTGTCAGAGCTTGGCCAGGGGCAGCTGTGTGGCTGTGGACACTGCGTGTGCTCGAGCTCAGCCCTGAGGAGGGGGCCCGGGGAGCCCAGGCACTGCCTTTTCCCAGCGCTGCTCCCTGTCGGTTTGCTGGGCTCCGGGAACACCCTGGGCCCAGCAGTGTACAGACATGGACACGCCAACCCTGTCTTCACGGGGTTTATGTGCCAAGGGGGTGGGATGCCCTCTACCAACACGTCAGAACACCAGCACTGAGATGGGGGCGGGGTGGACGCTGCAGTTGGGGACATAGGGTGCAAAGCTGATGGCAGGAGTTGCTCCCGGAGGTCAGAGGACAGAAGGTCTCTGGGAGGAGGACACGTTGCAGTTCAGACCAGAGGAAGAGAATGACCAGACATGGGATTAGGGTGTGCAATTGGAGGCACGGGGCGCTGAGTCCTGGGGAGAATTCGGGTCTCTTTCCAAACATAGCATGACACCCTTAGCAGGATTTCAGGAAAGCGAGCGACACACCTGAAGTGTGTTTTCAAAACCTGGACAAAGACCCAGGAGGGGCCGGGTGGGCGCATACCTGCGAAGGAGCTGCTCGAGGTCCAGGCACGGAAATGCAGAGGTGGATcgggtgggctgggctgggtctTGGGCACAGCAAGGACCAGAGTAGGCACTGCCCTTGGATGGAACACAGGGAAGGGATTGGGAGGAACAGGGGACAGGTGCAGGATCCACAGGCCCcagcaggtgggggggggggcaagtaGGGACGTTTTGAGGAGGTACATTGAGTGACGACACAGCGTGTGAGACACAGGGACTTAGGGTAAATAGACCCCCATGGAATGACTAACAGCTTTAGACAAGGTGTGCAGGGAGCCCACAAACTCTCAGAGAAGCTTGGGACACAGCACAGGGCTGGGAGGCCCGGCACCTGGTGACCACACCATGCGTGGGCCAGCCGTCCACCAGGACTTGCAGGACTGAGACCTgctcccagctcctctccccacaATGGGAGCCCTCCCAGTGGCCTGGAGAGCACAGCCTGTCCACAGCCATGCTCCGTCCACTCTCTGCCCTGTTAGCTGGCAATCTGGGCCGCTTTTTCCCTGCAAACAAGAGTCCTCACAATTTCACTTGGAACTGCAGGACCTGGCCTtattcccagccctgccccctccctggctgGGGGCCGGGCCAGCCGGTTGGCTCACACCTGTGTCTGTGAGCCTGGCAGTGGGGAAGCTTCAACCTGAGCACCGTGCAGTGACCTGAGCTGGGGGCACACGTGGGGCCTGGCAGTCGTGGAGGGCCTGACGCTCAGTGTTGTGGCTTCCTCACCTCAGAGTGTCCAGTGGGCCCCAACGTTGCTGCCATCGTGGGAGGCACCGTGGCGGGAGTTGTGCTGATCGGGGTCTTCCTGCTGGTCATCTGGAAAGCCTTGACCCACATCAGCGACCTCAGGGAGTACAAGCGCTTCGAGAAGGAGAAGCTCAAGTCTCAGTGGAACAATGTGAGTGGCCGTCCCCGGGGAGCCAGGCTGCTGGTCCCTCGGACCCACCCCTGTGTGACCTCCACAGCGGcccacctgccccctcccccagagtgTCCCCTGCTGTGCGCAAGCCCTGTCAACCTGGTTAGAACTGTgggctcctgcctcctccctccctgctctcacAAGTCCCATTGGCTTTTCTCACCAGGATAATCCCCTTTTCAAGAGCGCTACCACGACAGTCATGAACCCTAAGTTTGCTGAGAGTTAGGGGTGCTTCATGAGGACAGAGCTGTCTGAACCAGCCAGATGGAAGCACCCCCAAACCACATCTCCTCCGTCAGGCCAACGCTACCCTGCGCGCGGACTTGGCTTTCAACGCCTGCCAATTTCAGCCATTCACAGAAAATGCAGTTTCTTCTACCCTCAAAATGTCCAGGTGATTCTTTGCACTTGTCAGGAGAAGCAGCCTCCCTTTTTACATGTACGACCTTTGATAGACTTGAAAAAGGGATTGTTCGAGTCTGATGAGGTTAGATACATGTTTTCCTATGTAAAAATGAGGATGGCCGTTTGATTAAAGGTGTTAAGAACGTATTTATATTTGTACTTTTCAGGGTATAAAATCACATCCATTGGTTATACTGGTCTCCAATCATGTGTAGAAAAAGTAATAAACTTCCTTGGAAGCTGAGCTCTGTGTACTACGTCCTCCCTCCCGCTCCCTGCTCTTGTCACACTTGGAGGGTCCCGGTGGCTTGTGGGCACTGCTCCTCACTTTACTTTCTTGTCTCCTTCCTCACCTGTTGGTCGTGCATACAAGACCCCTCTGGGTCCTAGTTCCTGCTCCACATCTAGGCGGCTTTCAGAAGACGTGGGGAGCCCCACCAAGGCGGAGCCCCTGTGGAACCTCATCACTGAGAGCAAGCCTTGAAATGGGCGTCCCTCACCTCCTCTCCAGTGTCTATACCTGCTCTTGGGGGATGGGGCAGTGGGAGGCAGGCCGAGACTTTAAAGTGAGTGACTTCTCACGGACCCCTCACGGGAGGACCTGGAAGTCATGGCTGACCCAGGGCCACTCAGCCGAGTGAACCAGCTGAGTCTTGTGTAATTACTGTAATCACCATACATGGCATTATCCGTGTGTGAGAACCAGGCATGTGAGCGCTGGACAATCTGCATCGCGTCAGCAGGCTCCGTGTGGGTGTGGCCGGTGAGAGCCGTGAGGGTGGGAGTCCTGGGGTCCCTGGGGAAAGGGACAGGGTCCAAGACCCTGACTTCCTCTGCACCCACGCAGTGCCCGCTGTCTCATCTCCATGTTGCACAGATATGAGAGGTGACAGGTGTGGATAGTGGTGTGTATTGTGGATCTCCATTCCCGTACGTGAACATTTCAGGTGACGCTCGCCCTAACTATCCCCCTGGAAACATATAGTTCTCTATTACAATCCCAGCATAACTCTTGATTCAAACACTTCCATTCGTTCAAAAAGTACGAATGGGGCACAGCTATGTGCCAGTcaacaggaagaaaaagtggGCAAACACGATACATTCCCTGTCCTCACCCACAAGCGTGTGACCACGCAGCCAGTATAAAGTAACAAATGACACGTGCTGGGGAGGGAGGCACATGACATGTGGAAACCAAACTCAGTCCCTCGCCCATGAACTTCAGCTCCTAGGAGCTCCCACTGCTGACCGTCCTGCTGCCGGCCCTCCTCCTTGGGGTCACGAGGGGTGACCGCTATATGTgtgtcttggggtgggggtgggagggctccTACCTGCCCAGCTCAGAGCTGCTCTGACATCAACATTGctaagccatatttaggccaggagcagaaagtgtatcttaaaagccatcttgtcttgatcctgtctcgCTTTATCTTCTAGGGGCCTGTGAAGAGCAGGCCTGGGCAGTCTGGACAgggacctggggccagggtgtggagctggagggctgggtcatgccctgaaacccattgtcattgaagggggaacagcctcgtttACACCTTCCTATAAAATTCCACACCCCTCTTTGCTCAggggaggttatggtcttctccctctgctctcgCCTGACCTCTCACTGCTCAGACAGACACTCCAAATAAATTCTAACAGACCAACCTTGGTCTCCCGCGACTCATTCCTCCAGTGTGCCTAACAATTTGGTGGCCCTTACGGGGAGCTGCCTTCATCTACCCTTCGGCAGACGACTTAGGTAAGTCTTCCCTCTTTCACCCTCTGACTTGGTCAGATTTGCCCTGTGCCGGACCTGAGGACACCGACAGCGGGACGCCTGCCATCTTCCCTTGTCCTCCGGGTGATTAAGAGGGTCTAGACTTTACCTCCTTTTGCCCCCATTCCCTTCCTTCATTACTCTGGGCTCtggctcctcctcttcccccagggACTCACTCCCTTGGGGGATCCTTTTGGACGCATTAAGAGAGGACTTTACCCTGTTTTAGAGGCTAAAcaccttatttccttttcaacTGTGGCCTGGCCACAATGTAAGCTTGATAATGGCGAACGTTGGCCGCCTACCGGAACTCTTGACCTTGATATTCTCTGAGGTTTAGACAACCATCTCCAACGGCAGGACAAATGGAGCGAGGCCCCTACCTCCTGGCTTTCTTTGAGCTGCGATGGGACTCGTCCCATTTCCCACCTAAGGGTGAATCACGGCTCTTAGGTTTAGCTTCAacctctgcttctccctctgctctggACCCCCCTggtttttcctctcctccccgaCCTCCGCTAGTTCAAAGCCCCCATCTTATCAACCCACTGCCTGTGTGTCACCACCCGATACTTCCTCCACTGCTGCCCCGCCTGCTCCCgacctttcttcccctcctcaaCCTGATCCGGGCAACCTTATGCACCCCCAGCCACCCAGATCCCTCTCAGGGAAGTGGCCGGCGGTGAAGGCCCTGTTGGGGTCCATGTGCCTTTCTCGATGACAGACCTGAGTCACATTGAATCTAAGCTAGGCTTCTTTTCTTCTGGTCCCTCCCGCTTTACTAAAGAGTTCGAATACCTCAGCCTTAGCTATGACCTTACTTGGTGGGACATCTGTATTATTCTCTCCACATGTACTAAGTCTGATGAAAAGGATCGTATCGTTCGAAAAGCAAGGGAAATAGCAGACTCCAAGCATCGCCAAAATAATAGCACCTATATCCCTGGTGAGACAGCCGATCCTACCCAGGATCCTAACTGGAATTACCAGACTCACCCCCAGCCCAATCCCAACTGCCTAAAGAGAGACCATACGGTTAATTGTTTCCTTCAGGGCGTGAAGGCAGCCATTCAGAAAGCTGTCAATTATGAAAAAGTTAGGGAAATGTACCAGGACCGCCAGGAGAACCCAGGTGTTTTCTCTCCCGCCTTTCAGAGGCCCTATGAACCTACACTAACATTAATCCTGACTCTCCGGATGCCAGATGCATTTCTTCTCCCACTCGGCCCCTGATATTCACAGGAAGCTTCAGAAACTAGAGAAGGGTCCTCACACCCTCACAAGATCTTTTAGAACTGGCCTTTAAGGTCTTCAACAATCAAGACCAGGAGAGCAGACAGGCCCATACCCAGGCTTACAGATGGCAGCCGCAGCAGTTTCCCAGGCCATTAGGCCGGGCTGGCCCCAAAGGAAAGAACCCGGACCCCAATCCTCTGCGCAGCCTAAGCATCCAGGTGCCTGCTTTAAATGTGGCCTCCCAGGACACAGGAGCCGCTCCTGCCCTAATGCACCCTATGCAGCTGTGGCGGCCACTGGAAGTCGGGTTGCCTTCCAGCCCCTCAAGGCTCAGGAACATCCACTTCCAGGTCCCAGCCAAACACCACGCCTGCCACGGCACCAGCAGATGGAACTAACCTTTCCCTCCTGCGGATCCTCGGCACCAATGAAGGATGAAGGGGCCCAGTCTCGTCACAGGCCTCCACCTCTGCCATATGCATGACGGAACCACAGGTAACTCTCCTAGTAGCCGGTAaggccatttctttccttctagacaCAGGGGACACTTACTCAGCACGCCCCAAATTTTCGGGCAAACTCTCTCCCTCGT encodes the following:
- the ITGB2 gene encoding integrin beta-2; protein product: MLRQHSLLLTLAGLLSLGSVLSQECTKYKVNTCQDCIQSGPGCAWCQQLNFTGPGQPDSIRCDTREQLLSMKCEADEIIDPRSVVRSQDNQKGSQKQLSPQTVTLSLRPGQAAVFNVTFRRAKGYPIDLYYLMDLSYSMLDDLINVKKLGGDLLRALNEITESGRIGFGSFVDKTVLPFVNTHPEKLRNPCPNKEKACQAPFAFRHVLSLTDNSNQFQTEVGKQLISGNLDAPEGGLDAMMQVAACSKEIGWRNVTRLLVFATDDGFHIAGDGKLGAILTPNDGHCHLEDNMYKRSNEFDYPSVGQLAHKLAENNIQPIFAVTKRMVGTYEKLTDIIPKSAVGELSEDSSNVVQLIKNAYNKLSSRVFLEHSTLPATLKVTYDSFCSNGESQVNQPRGDCDGVQINVPITFQVKVTATECIQEQSFVIRALGFTDTVTVRVLPQCECRCQDVSQDRSVCSNKGSMECGICRCDAGYIGKNCECQTQGRSSQELEGSCRKDNNSIICSGLGDCICGQCLCHTSDVPNKKIFGQFCQCDNVNCERYDGKVCGGDDRGECFCGKCLCKPGFEGSACQCEQSTKGCRNSRGSVCSGRGQCRCNVCECDAGYQPPFCEECQGCPLLCGQYISCAECLKFDKGPFGKNCSVECQNLKLLSEPHKAGRFSTPKQTRKCKERDSDGCWVTYTLWQQDGRDGYDIHVDEARECPVGPNVAAIVGGTVAGVVLIGVFLLVIWKALTHISDLREYKRFEKEKLKSQWNNDNPLFKSATTTVMNPKFAES